The DNA sequence ATTGACGCATTAAAGCTCGAAGAAGTTTTTTCTCTTCTTTTAGACAACTTTGACATAAATAAAAACTTCTTTTCGTCCCGTCAAATGCTGTCAATTCACCATTAAAACATTGCAGTCTCAATAGATTACATTGCGGTTCTCTTATTCTGCAAGAAACGCACATTCTCGTTGGTTGATGAAATTTTTTTGCCATTATATCTAAATCTTACTTTATTTAATAGAGTTATCGCTCTATTATAAGCCCATCATTATCAAAATTCAAAACTTTTACATTAAAGTCAGGAAATTTCTGCTTCATTCTGTTGGCAATCATCGCAGAATCTTCATCATAAACAAGTGAAAAAAATGTAGAACCGCTCCCTGAAAGTGTACTCATCAATGCTCCGCTTTCATAGGCTACCTTTTGTACAGAAAAAAGTTCCGGCAGTGTTTTCATTCTTGCTTTTTGATGAAATCTGTCCTGTGCTGCAAGTTTCAGCATTTCCCAGTCTTCATTAAAAAATGCAGCTACAGTCAAGGCTGCATGAGAAAGGTTGTAAACCGCATTCTCTTTCGAATAGGATTTAGGAAGCACGGTCCTTGATTTTGAGGTATTCATCTGCTTGTTCGGAATGACAACTACAGCTTTGAGATAATCCGGCAGATGTTTTTTTTGAGAAAACACTTTGTTTTTTTCAACTGTTGCAACATTAAATCCACCCATCACAGCAGGTGTTATATTGTCAGGGTGCGACTCATACACAAGTGCATGATTTAATATACGGCGTTTTGAAACCCTTATACCTGCCGCTTCATGCGCAGAAGCAATCGCTGACACTATGACAGCAGAAGAACTTCCAAGTCCACGGGACATTGGAATTTGA is a window from the Sulfurimonas hydrogeniphila genome containing:
- a CDS encoding DUF448 domain-containing protein; translated protein: MAKKFHQPTRMCVSCRIREPQCNLLRLQCFNGELTAFDGTKRSFYLCQSCLKEEKKLLRALMRQCKSPDKDKLMNKLKEIITDDRKS
- the thrB gene encoding homoserine kinase — translated: MTISVPATSANLGPGFDTLGLAVDLRNRVEFHLSKFFSVSIKGEGENNPRLKGNNLFISIFNDHYSRLTKNKQNFKFTFYNQIPMSRGLGSSSAVIVSAIASAHEAAGIRVSKRRILNHALVYESHPDNITPAVMGGFNVATVEKNKVFSQKKHLPDYLKAVVVIPNKQMNTSKSRTVLPKSYSKENAVYNLSHAALTVAAFFNEDWEMLKLAAQDRFHQKARMKTLPELFSVQKVAYESGALMSTLSGSGSTFFSLVYDEDSAMIANRMKQKFPDFNVKVLNFDNDGLIIER